The following coding sequences are from one Chloroflexaceae bacterium window:
- a CDS encoding galactosyldiacylglycerol synthase: MTTRVLVLSASVGSGHKVAAAAVERAFRARPGIEVQNQDALKLTSRLYQVAAADAYFAMVKDNPWAVGWLYDQNDAPFSTQVELMNLLAMLNAQPLVRFIQDYDPDITVCTHFMPAAMVAQLLSQGRLHTTLAIVTTDYDFQGMWLSRVFNRYFVAQDEARAQLIALGIDAERITVSGIPVAAEFSASVDVAAIRARYRLRDDLPTLLVSAGAFGGGPAQEIVSRIMQMGTPVQTVVVCGRNRLLREEVMALTAAQAERFRVLGFTNEMHALMRVATLFIGKPGGLTSAECMAAGLPMLIVNPIPGQEERNSDHLLENGAAARSNSLLTIGYKIDRLLGEPGRIEAMRAATARLARPDAARVIVETLLGDSLAPLSFSRAEQRQILAVARGEAEPQSPPAPLEEGIALFNDETGVYLGEITPQQLQFLIDHLEEEGADDVTYYINAPTLDFLADRGADADLVATLRAAMAPHGHVELRYARPGKR, encoded by the coding sequence ATGACCACACGGGTTCTTGTGCTCTCGGCGAGCGTCGGCTCGGGGCATAAGGTTGCCGCCGCCGCCGTGGAACGCGCCTTTCGCGCTCGTCCCGGCATCGAAGTTCAGAACCAGGACGCGCTGAAGCTCACCTCACGCCTGTATCAGGTCGCCGCCGCCGACGCCTATTTCGCCATGGTGAAGGATAACCCGTGGGCCGTGGGCTGGCTCTACGACCAGAACGATGCGCCGTTCAGCACCCAGGTCGAGCTGATGAACCTTCTGGCCATGCTCAATGCTCAGCCGCTGGTGCGCTTCATTCAGGACTATGATCCGGACATCACCGTGTGCACCCATTTTATGCCTGCGGCGATGGTGGCCCAGTTGCTGAGCCAGGGCCGGCTGCATACCACGCTGGCGATCGTCACCACCGACTACGATTTTCAGGGCATGTGGCTGAGCCGCGTCTTCAACCGTTACTTTGTCGCCCAGGACGAGGCTCGCGCCCAGTTGATCGCCCTGGGGATTGATGCGGAGCGAATCACCGTCTCAGGCATTCCGGTCGCCGCGGAGTTTAGCGCGTCGGTTGATGTGGCCGCCATCCGCGCGCGCTACCGGCTCCGTGACGACCTGCCGACGCTGCTGGTCTCGGCAGGGGCCTTTGGCGGCGGCCCCGCTCAGGAGATTGTCTCGCGGATCATGCAGATGGGGACGCCAGTGCAGACGGTGGTGGTCTGCGGGCGCAATCGCCTGCTCCGCGAGGAGGTGATGGCGCTCACCGCCGCGCAGGCCGAACGGTTCCGGGTGCTGGGGTTCACCAACGAGATGCACGCGCTGATGCGGGTGGCGACGCTGTTCATCGGCAAGCCGGGGGGTCTGACCTCGGCGGAGTGCATGGCCGCCGGGTTGCCGATGCTGATCGTCAATCCGATCCCCGGCCAGGAGGAGCGCAACAGTGACCACTTGCTGGAAAACGGCGCCGCTGCGCGGAGCAACTCGCTGCTGACGATTGGCTACAAAATTGATCGTTTACTTGGCGAGCCGGGCCGCATTGAGGCAATGCGCGCCGCGACCGCCCGCCTCGCTCGTCCCGACGCGGCCCGGGTGATCGTCGAGACGTTGCTGGGCGATTCGCTGGCCCCCTTGAGCTTCAGCCGGGCCGAGCAGCGGCAGATCCTGGCCGTCGCCCGGGGTGAGGCCGAACCCCAGTCCCCGCCGGCGCCGCTTGAGGAAGGGATCGCCCTGTTCAACGACGAAACCGGCGTCTATCTTGGCGAGATCACCCCGCAGCAGTTGCAGTTCCTGATTGACCACCTTGAAGAGGAGGGCGCCGACGATGTAACGTACTACATTAACGCGCCCACCCTGGATTTCCTCGCCGACCGCGGCGCCGATGCCGATCTGGTGGCGACCCTGCGCGCCGCCATGGCGCCGCATGGCCATGTGGAGCTGCGCTACGCGCGCCCCGGCAAAAGGTGA
- a CDS encoding NAD(P)/FAD-dependent oxidoreductase, with protein sequence MRDLVIIGGGAAGQAAAMYALGKDLDFLLICDHLGGRIERPAAVEKDYLVGSILVHYDGPDPEDEERALIGSSAVHLFEDLLRSHREFMLEDRVRIVRREGDAFLVETERSGPIPTATVIVATGVTPRRDMRLNGSAGLLADLGHSTTQHASALAGKRVVVVGDTLQALYSVAEFAATALQVYLVLPTEAAADRAEVRLLQQRPNIAVLPGYQVIDVTAEGNMRVLVVRRGDEVSRLVADVAFADLGYEPASALVRDLGVVGPGGFIQVDRDGATAVPGLFAAGDVTRPEGEQVLTAIGDGARAARCAHFYLLTRTMRGSGQSLGMIWGAGQDA encoded by the coding sequence ATGCGCGACCTGGTCATCATTGGCGGTGGTGCGGCGGGTCAGGCAGCGGCGATGTACGCCCTGGGCAAGGATCTGGATTTTCTGTTGATCTGTGATCACCTCGGCGGACGCATTGAGCGACCGGCGGCGGTCGAGAAAGATTATCTGGTCGGCAGCATTCTGGTCCACTATGATGGCCCCGATCCCGAGGATGAGGAGCGCGCGTTGATCGGCAGTTCGGCGGTGCATCTGTTCGAGGATCTGCTGCGTTCGCACCGGGAGTTTATGCTCGAGGACCGCGTCAGGATCGTCCGCCGGGAAGGCGATGCCTTCCTGGTTGAAACCGAGCGTTCCGGGCCGATCCCCACCGCTACCGTGATCGTCGCCACCGGTGTGACCCCGCGCCGCGATATGCGGCTGAACGGCAGCGCCGGTCTGCTTGCCGATCTGGGCCATAGTACGACGCAGCACGCCAGCGCGCTCGCGGGCAAGCGAGTGGTGGTGGTGGGCGACACGCTGCAGGCGCTCTACAGCGTGGCCGAGTTCGCTGCAACCGCGCTGCAGGTCTATCTGGTGCTGCCCACCGAGGCGGCGGCTGATCGCGCCGAGGTGCGCCTGCTGCAGCAGCGGCCCAATATCGCTGTTCTGCCGGGCTACCAGGTGATTGACGTGACGGCTGAAGGCAACATGCGGGTGCTGGTGGTCCGCCGCGGCGACGAGGTGAGCCGTCTGGTGGCGGACGTGGCCTTCGCCGATCTGGGCTACGAGCCGGCGAGCGCCCTGGTGCGCGACCTGGGAGTGGTCGGGCCTGGCGGTTTTATACAGGTGGATCGCGACGGCGCCACTGCCGTCCCCGGCCTGTTCGCCGCGGGTGATGTGACCCGTCCCGAGGGCGAGCAGGTGCTCACCGCCATCGGCGATGGCGCCCGCGCCGCCCGCTGCGCCCATTTCTACCTCCTGACCCGCACCATGCGCGGCAGCGGCCAGAGCCTGGGTATGATCTGGGGCGCCGGGCAGGATGCGTGA
- a CDS encoding nucleoside hydrolase: protein MTIAVICDCDNTMPLPGMPVDDGQTLLYLLGRPDVELLGVTTTFGNGSIDQVYAATQRLLRAVGRTDIPLLRGAERRGAPPTEAARFLADMAAAHPGEISVLVLGPHGNLRGAATLDPAFYANLRQVACMGGYLRPLPGPFWSTVRELNLSADPEGAWMTLNAPCPVTLMNAQVCLDAPFDAAELAPLAAFDRRIYAALADFVRRGAAQGRVPADYLWDLLPAVYLSHPEFFSHERVWLRSTVADLERGQLVLGEPGEGAKIVMPERIRDREGFYRVLYAAWERVATVAPL, encoded by the coding sequence GTGACAATTGCCGTCATTTGTGACTGTGACAACACCATGCCCCTGCCGGGCATGCCTGTGGACGACGGGCAAACGCTGCTCTACCTGCTGGGACGGCCGGATGTAGAACTGCTTGGTGTTACCACCACGTTCGGCAACGGTAGCATTGACCAGGTATACGCAGCGACACAACGCCTGTTGCGCGCGGTCGGCCGGACAGATATCCCTCTGCTGCGCGGTGCGGAGCGGCGAGGCGCGCCACCGACCGAAGCCGCCCGTTTTCTGGCCGATATGGCCGCGGCCCACCCCGGCGAGATCAGCGTGCTGGTGCTTGGCCCCCACGGCAACCTGCGCGGAGCGGCCACCCTTGACCCCGCGTTCTACGCCAATCTGCGCCAGGTGGCCTGCATGGGCGGCTATCTGCGCCCCCTTCCCGGACCGTTCTGGAGCACGGTCCGGGAACTGAACCTCTCGGCTGACCCCGAGGGCGCCTGGATGACCCTCAATGCCCCCTGCCCGGTAACCCTTATGAACGCGCAGGTATGCCTCGACGCTCCGTTCGATGCTGCTGAATTAGCGCCACTGGCAGCCTTCGACCGGCGCATCTACGCCGCCCTGGCCGATTTTGTGCGCCGCGGCGCCGCGCAGGGTCGCGTACCTGCCGATTATCTCTGGGACCTGCTGCCCGCGGTCTACCTCTCGCACCCCGAATTCTTCTCCCATGAGCGCGTCTGGCTGCGTTCCACCGTCGCTGATCTCGAACGGGGGCAACTGGTCCTGGGCGAGCCGGGCGAAGGCGCGAAGATTGTCATGCCCGAACGCATCCGCGACCGGGAGGGCTTCTACCGGGTTCTCTACGCGGCCTGGGAGCGGGTTGCCACCGTGGCGCCGTTGTAG
- a CDS encoding dipeptidase, protein MSVWETYLDTHQSRFLDELAEFLRIPSISAIAAHAPDVQRAAEWVAARAARAGLEHVQILPTGGHPVVYADWLHAPGKPTVLIYGHFDVQPVDPVELWTHPPFEPHIGDGRVYARGASDDKGNMLAPLLAIDALLHATGALPVNVKVFFEGQEEIGSPQIGPFLAAHRELLACDIVLNADGGQHSETEPALLVGLRGLCGLQIDVTGPKMDLHSGLYGGVVMNPIHALVMILNSMRSAEGVITVEGFYDAVRPLSVEERQRIAAIPYDVEALKAELGIPATFGEAGYTPLEASWVRPTLEVNGIWGGFQGEGLKTVLPSTAHAKITCRLVPDQDPATILRLLQTHIERRTPPGVTVSVTPFASMAAPYLAPEDDPGNRAARALLTELYGREPYIVRSGGSIPVCTLFREHLGVYPTSFGFGLPDERQHAPDEFLRLASFRMAQRAYGLMLERLGA, encoded by the coding sequence ATGTCTGTCTGGGAGACGTACCTCGACACGCATCAGTCGCGCTTTCTCGATGAACTGGCGGAGTTTTTGCGCATTCCGAGCATTTCGGCCATTGCGGCCCATGCCCCCGATGTGCAGCGCGCGGCCGAGTGGGTTGCTGCGCGCGCCGCGCGCGCCGGCCTCGAACACGTCCAGATCCTGCCTACAGGGGGCCATCCCGTGGTCTATGCCGACTGGCTGCACGCCCCCGGCAAACCGACCGTGCTGATCTACGGCCACTTCGATGTGCAGCCGGTCGATCCCGTCGAACTCTGGACCCATCCGCCATTCGAGCCGCACATCGGCGATGGCCGGGTGTACGCCCGTGGCGCTTCGGACGACAAAGGCAACATGCTCGCGCCGCTGCTGGCGATTGACGCGCTGCTGCACGCCACGGGCGCCTTGCCGGTCAATGTCAAGGTTTTCTTTGAAGGGCAGGAAGAGATTGGCAGCCCCCAGATCGGCCCCTTCCTGGCGGCGCACAGGGAGCTTCTGGCCTGTGACATCGTGCTCAACGCCGACGGCGGCCAGCACAGCGAAACGGAACCGGCGCTCCTGGTGGGGCTGCGGGGCCTCTGCGGCCTCCAAATAGACGTCACCGGGCCGAAGATGGACCTGCACAGCGGCCTGTACGGCGGCGTGGTGATGAACCCCATCCATGCCCTGGTGATGATCCTCAACTCAATGCGCAGCGCCGAAGGGGTGATCACCGTCGAGGGTTTCTACGATGCCGTGCGCCCATTGAGCGTGGAGGAACGCCAGCGGATCGCCGCGATACCCTACGATGTCGAAGCCCTCAAGGCCGAACTGGGTATTCCCGCCACCTTCGGCGAGGCGGGCTACACCCCGCTCGAAGCCAGCTGGGTCCGGCCAACGCTGGAGGTGAACGGCATCTGGGGCGGGTTTCAGGGCGAAGGGCTCAAAACCGTGCTGCCGAGCACGGCGCACGCCAAGATCACCTGCCGGCTCGTGCCCGACCAGGATCCGGCAACCATTCTGCGGCTCCTGCAGACCCATATCGAGCGCCGCACCCCGCCCGGAGTGACTGTCAGCGTAACGCCCTTCGCCTCGATGGCCGCTCCCTACCTGGCGCCCGAAGACGACCCGGGCAACCGCGCCGCCCGCGCGTTGTTGACGGAACTCTACGGGCGCGAACCGTACATTGTGCGCAGCGGCGGCTCGATCCCGGTATGCACATTGTTCCGTGAGCACCTGGGCGTGTACCCGACCAGTTTCGGCTTCGGGCTGCCTGACGAACGGCAGCATGCCCCCGACGAGTTCTTGCGCCTGGCGAGCTTCCGTATGGCGCAGCGCGCCTACGGGTTGATGCTGGAGCGCCTGGGGGCGTGA
- a CDS encoding tryptophan-rich sensory protein gives MTNALTHPTAADVTRQAAVVAALTGTIGANALTNIVRLNGQTIGDVATRFPLPIIPARYTFGIWGVIYSGLIGYAVYQALPQQRDNERLRRIAWPFVASCAANVTWLVLWHYNRFQLNFGAIVGLLLALITIDLRLGQARGPWMERLLVRLPFSIYLGWITVATIINAAVTLYDAGWEGTPASREVWTAGLLSMGAALGATLGIVRRDPAVPAVAAWAFSGIATKQAGASPVAPVAWGAAAASLTGAVIALLRASRRR, from the coding sequence ATGACCAACGCGCTCACCCACCCCACAGCCGCCGATGTGACGCGGCAGGCTGCCGTTGTCGCCGCTCTGACAGGGACCATTGGCGCCAATGCGCTGACCAACATCGTGCGTCTCAACGGGCAGACCATCGGCGATGTGGCCACACGGTTCCCGCTGCCCATCATCCCCGCGCGCTACACCTTCGGCATCTGGGGGGTGATTTACTCCGGCCTGATCGGCTACGCTGTCTATCAAGCCCTGCCGCAACAGCGCGACAATGAGCGCCTGCGGCGCATCGCCTGGCCCTTTGTGGCCAGTTGCGCCGCCAATGTAACCTGGCTGGTGCTCTGGCATTATAACCGTTTCCAGTTAAACTTTGGGGCGATTGTAGGGCTGTTGCTGGCGCTGATCACGATTGATCTACGCCTCGGCCAGGCCCGTGGCCCCTGGATGGAGCGACTGCTGGTGCGCCTGCCCTTCAGCATTTACCTGGGGTGGATCACTGTGGCCACGATCATCAATGCGGCGGTAACGTTGTACGATGCAGGGTGGGAGGGCACCCCCGCGAGCCGCGAGGTGTGGACCGCCGGGTTGCTGAGCATGGGCGCGGCTCTGGGAGCGACGCTGGGGATCGTCCGGCGCGATCCAGCCGTTCCGGCGGTGGCTGCCTGGGCCTTTTCCGGAATCGCAACGAAGCAGGCCGGCGCCTCGCCGGTGGCGCCGGTGGCATGGGGAGCGGCAGCGGCATCGCTGACGGGAGCGGTCATCGCGCTGCTGCGCGCCTCCCGGCGCCGGTGA
- a CDS encoding GGDEF domain-containing protein, with amino-acid sequence MVLGETYGDDIWFLLATCALAIHFYPSWRGVALALGVYALAFIIVAAQVIQWQLHGIDDGSGATIIQIYALAGMFLAFMVILASYRNRLDRLGAEYELLASIARTDALTGLPNRVQIYGDMRRLIAEAERHRHNFCVCLFDVDHFKRFNDRYGHLAGDHALRAIGQAVRANLRATDYFGRWGGEEYCILLPHTGLEQATGALERARLALKEITHLPGPISASFGVAAYRPGDSAETLLHRADVALYRAKGAGRDRIEIEACEEAQGSYPVGLTHAHRRSALFDQQTGQATL; translated from the coding sequence ATGGTGCTGGGCGAAACCTACGGCGACGATATCTGGTTTCTCCTGGCCACCTGCGCCCTGGCGATCCATTTCTATCCCTCCTGGCGCGGCGTGGCGCTCGCGCTGGGGGTCTACGCCCTGGCATTCATCATTGTCGCCGCGCAGGTGATCCAGTGGCAGCTTCACGGGATTGATGACGGCAGCGGAGCCACGATCATCCAGATCTATGCTCTGGCCGGCATGTTTCTCGCCTTTATGGTCATCCTGGCAAGCTACCGCAACCGGCTGGACCGCCTTGGCGCCGAATATGAACTCCTGGCATCCATTGCCCGCACCGATGCGCTCACCGGGCTGCCCAATCGCGTCCAGATCTATGGTGACATGCGCCGTCTGATTGCCGAGGCGGAGCGCCATCGCCATAACTTTTGCGTTTGCTTGTTTGATGTGGATCACTTTAAGCGCTTCAATGACCGGTACGGCCACTTAGCCGGCGACCATGCGCTACGGGCCATCGGGCAGGCTGTCCGGGCGAACCTGCGCGCCACGGATTACTTCGGGCGCTGGGGCGGCGAGGAATACTGCATCCTGCTGCCGCACACAGGACTGGAGCAGGCCACTGGCGCGCTTGAACGGGCGCGCCTGGCGCTCAAAGAGATAACCCATCTTCCGGGGCCGATCAGCGCCAGCTTCGGCGTGGCCGCCTACCGCCCCGGCGATAGCGCGGAAACGCTCCTGCACCGCGCCGATGTGGCGCTGTACCGGGCCAAAGGGGCCGGGCGCGACCGTATCGAGATTGAAGCCTGCGAGGAAGCGCAGGGGAGCTATCCGGTTGGATTAACTCACGCCCATAGGCGCTCTGCGCTATTTGATCAGCAGACAGGTCAGGCAACGCTGTAA